A window of the Serinus canaria isolate serCan28SL12 chromosome 20, serCan2020, whole genome shotgun sequence genome harbors these coding sequences:
- the CHRNA4 gene encoding neuronal acetylcholine receptor subunit alpha-4 translates to MGFLVPKRNLLLLLCASIFPAFGHVETRAHAEERLLKKLFSGYNKWSRPVANISDVVLVRFGLSIAQLIDVDEKNQMMTTNVWVKQEWHDYKLRWDPQEYENVTSIRIPSELIWRPDIVLYNNADGDFAVTHLTKAHLFYDGRIKWMPPAIYKSSCSIDVTFFPFDQQNCTMKFGSWTYDKAKIDLVSMHSHVDQLDYWESGEWVIINAVGNYNSKKYECCTEIYPDITYSFIIRRLPLFYTINLIIPCLLISCLTVLVFYLPSECGEKITLCISVLLSLTVFLLLITEIIPSTSLVIPLIGEYLLFTMIFVTLSIIITVFVLNVHHRSPRTHTMPDWVRRVFLDVVPRILFMKRPSTVKDNCKKLIESMHKITNAPRLWSEMDVEPNFTTSSSPSPQSNEPSPTSSFCAHLEEPAKPQPICKSPSGQYSVLHPEPVQVTCSSPQPSCHPLSDAQATSVLKGRSLSVQQMYSPNKAEEGTIRCRSRSIQYCYLQEDSSQTNGHSSGSPASQRCHLNGEQPQHKPPQCKCKCKKGEVGGTAAQGSKSHGSKEQHLVLMSPALKLAVEGVHYIADHLRAEDADFSVKEDWKYVAMVIDRIFLWMFIIVCLLGTVGLFLPPWLAGMI, encoded by the exons ATGGGATTTCTCGTGCCTAAGCGaaacctcctcctgctgctgtgtgccagcatTTTCCCCG CCTTTGGCCACGTGGAGACCCGAGCCCATGCAGAGGAGAGGCTCCTGAAGAAACTCTTCTCTGGCTATAACAAGTGGTCCCGTCCCGTGGCCAACATCTCGGACGTGGTCCTGGTGCGCTTCGGCCTCTCCATCGCCCAGCTCATCGACGTC gatgagaaaaatcaaatgATGACCACGAATGTGTGGGTGAAGCAG GAGTGGCATGACTACAAGCTGCGCTGGGACCCCCAGGAATATGAAAATGTCACCTCCATCCGAATCCCCTCGGAGCTCATCTGGAGGCCAGACATTGTCCTTTACAACAA TGCTGATGGTGACTTTGCAGTCACCCACCTGACCAAGGCTCACCTCTTCTATGACGGGAGAATTAAATGGATGCCCCCTGCTATCTATAAAAGCTCCTGCAGCATCGATGTCACCTTCTTCCCTTTTGACCAGCAAAACTGCACCATGAAGTTTGGCTCCTGGACCTACGACAAAGCCAAGATAGACTTGGTGAGCATGCACAGCCATGTGGACCAGCTGGACTACTGGGAGAGTGGGGAGTGGGTCATCATCAACGCTGTGGGCAATTACAACAGCAAGAAATACGAGTGCTGCACAGAGATCTACCCTGATATAACTTATTCCTTCATTATCCGGAGGCTGCCGCTGTTCTACACCATCAACCTGATCATCCCCTGCCTGCTGATCTCCTGCCTGACCGTCCTGGTCTTTTACCTGCCCTCTGAGTGTGGAGAGAAGATAACCCTGTGCATCTCcgtgctgctgtccctcactgtgttcctgctgctcaTCACGGAGATCATCCCCTCCACCTCCTTGGTCATCCCTCTGATTGGGGAGTACCTCCTCTTCACCATGATATTTGTCACCTTGTCTATCATCATCACTGTCTTTGTGCTCAACGTGCACCACCGCTCCCCCCGCACCCACACCATGCCTGACTGGGTGAGGAGGGTCTTCCTCGATGTAGTCCCACGGATCCTTTTCATGAAACGTCCCTCCACAGTGAAGGACAATTGCAAGAAGCTCATTGAGTCCATGCACAAAATAACCAACGCGCCGAGGCTTTGGTCCGAGATGGACGTGGAGCCCAACTTCACTACCtcatcctcccccagcccccagagcaATGAGCCAtctcccacctcctccttctGTGCCCACCTCGAGGAGCCAGCCAAGCCTCAGCCCATCTGCAAGTCCCCATCGGGGCAGTACTCTGTGCTGCACCCAGAGCCCGTCCAGGTGACCTGCTCCTCTCCACAGccctcctgccaccccctgAGCGACGCCCAGGCCACCTCTGTCTTGAAAGGCAGGTCTCTGAGTGTGCAGCAGATGTACAGCCCCAACAAGGCAGAGGAGGGGACAATCCGCTGCAGGTCCCGGAGCATCCAGTACTGCTACCTGCAGGAGGACTCCTCCCAGACCAACGGGCACTCCAGCGGCTCTCCAGCCTCCCAGCGGTGCCACCTCAAcggggagcagccccagcacaagCCCCCTCAGTGCAAGTGCAAGTGCAAAAAGGGCGAGGTGGGCggcacagcagcccaggggagcAAGAGCCACGGCTCCAAAGAGCAGCACCTGGTGCTgatgtccccagccctgaaGCTGGCAGTGGAGGGGGTTCACTACATCGCAGACCACCTGCGGGCAGAGGACGCGGATTTCTCG